From the genome of Biomphalaria glabrata chromosome 1, xgBioGlab47.1, whole genome shotgun sequence, one region includes:
- the LOC106068752 gene encoding protein shisa-5-like, with amino-acid sequence MAELSYIVLLLYFMIEVVLADYCTKTEWSFLYYGYRQKEFYCPFGCCGSYNYEYCCIGHAGYIVGLVFAGIAGLAFIISLICCCLKKSNSKGRIVEPTVTTTVLTQQHYDQASGFVGPTAPPTYSSVAYSTAYTAPMGSGSVPPPYSYIQTPPYGHQTGYDQQQYSSKPPNPNMEPNTYASPYN; translated from the exons AGGTTGTCTTGGCGGACTACTGCACCAAAACTGAATGGTCCTTCCTTTATTACGGGTACAGACAAAAAGAATTTTATTGCCCTTTTGGGTGCTGTGGCTCCTACAATTATGAGTACTGTTGTATTGGACA TGCTGGATATATCGTTGGTCTTGTGTTTGCCGGTATTGCTGGACTGGCGTTCATTATCTCCCTCATCTGTTGCTGTTTGAAGAAGTCTAACAGTAAGGGGCGTATAGTGGAACCAACTGTGACCACCACAGTTCTTACACAGCAGCACTATGATCAGGCGTCAGGATTTGTCGGTCCTACAG CACCTCCCACATACTCATCAGTAGCCTACAGCACAGCGTACACAGCGCCAATGGGCTCCGGCTCCGTGCCACCACCGTATTCATATATCCAAACTCCACCCTACGGACACCAAACAGGCTACGACCAGCAGCAGTATAGCAGCAAGCCACCGAATCCCAACATGGAGCCTAACACTTATGCATCGCCCTACAACTGA